A DNA window from Helianthus annuus cultivar XRQ/B chromosome 15, HanXRQr2.0-SUNRISE, whole genome shotgun sequence contains the following coding sequences:
- the LOC110914413 gene encoding beta-fructofuranosidase, soluble isoenzyme I: MAFSFFTPFVTYNDLERWPKSTGIPTGRLSKVVAGLFVSILVLSSLTIVIHNQLLKPQGRRQLAAVSTNLEIKIKPSSIGVLSQEKVVGSNVEFERSVYHFHPQKNFIGDPNGPLYHMGWYHLFYQYNPDSAIWGNITWGHAVSKDLINWFQLPLAMVPDHWYDQKGVMTGSATILPDGRIIMYYTGNAHDLSQLQCLAFAANSSDPLLVEWVKYKDNPILGPPLGVGRKDFRDPSSLWMGPDGKYRMVMGSKHNNTIGCALIYHTTNFTHFELMDEVLHEVPHTGMWECVDLYPVSTTKTDGLDMSSYESDAKYVLKQSGDEDRHDWYAIGSYDVVKDKWYPDDPEMDVGIGLRYDYGKFYASKTFYDPSKRRRVLWGYVGETDLQNDDIKKGWANMLNVPRTVVLDPNTQSNLIQWPVEEAETLRSKTYDEFKDVELAPGSLVPLNIDSTAQLDISASFEVDEALLDATLEADTIFNCTTSDGSAMRGVLGPFGVVVLADEALSEQTPVYFYIAKNTDGTSRTYFCVDELRSTKLSGVRNFVYGSTVPVLHGENYNMRLLVDHSIVESFAQGGRTVITSRVYPTKAIYDAAKVFLFNNGTGITVKASLKIWKMGEAKLEPFHV; the protein is encoded by the exons ATGGCTTTTTCCTTCTTCACCCCTTTTGTTACTTACAATGACCTTGAAAGGTGGCCGAAATCCACTGGAATTCCGACTGGTCGTTTATCAAAAGTTGTCGCTGGTTTATTTGTATCCATTCTAGTCCTTTCATCGTTAACTATTGTAATTCACAACCAACTACTAAAACCCCAAGGTCGTCGGCAATTAGCTGCCGTCTCAACTAATTTGGAGATCAAGATCAAACCATCATCGATAGGAGTCCTGTCACAAGAGAAGGTTGTTGGTAGTAACGTAGAATTCGAAAGATCTGTTTATCACTTTCATCCCCAAAAGAATTTTATTGGTG ACCCTAATG GTCCATTATATCACATGGGTTGGTACCATTTATTCTACCAATACAACCCAGATTCAGCAATATGGGGAAATATCACTTGGGGCCATGCAGTCTCTAAAGATCTCATCAACTGGTTCCAACTCCCTCTAGCCATGGTCCCCGACCACTGGTACGACCAAAAGGGTGTCATGACTGGCTCCGCCACCATCCTCCCGGATGGCCGAATCATAATGTACTATACAGGCAATGCCCATGATCTATCTCAGCTTCAGTGCCTAGCTTTCGCCGCCAATTCATCCGATCCCCTCCTTGTTGAATGGGTTAAATACAAAGATAACCCCATTCTTGGTCCTCCTCTAGGCGTCGGTCGCAAAGATTTCCGTGACCCGTCATCTCTCTGGATGGGGCCGGACGGAAAGTATCGAATGGTTATGGGGTCGAAGCATAACAATACCATAGGTTGTGCCCTAATTTACCACACCACCAATTTCACTCATTTTGAATTGATGGATGAGGTGCTCCATGAAGTTCCGCATACAGGTATGTGGGAATGCGTGGATCTTTACCCGGTATCCACCACAAAGACAGACGGGTTGGATATGTCGAGTTATGAGTCGGATGCTAAGTATGTGTTGAAGCAAAGTGGGGACGAAGATAGGCATGATTGGTATGCAATCGGATCGTATGACGTGGTGAAAGATAAGTGGTATCCAGATGATCCGGAAATGGATGTGGGTATCGGGTTGAGATATGATTATGGAAAGTTTTATGCATCAAAGACGTTTTACGACCCGAGTAAGAGGAGACGGGTATTATGGGGCTATGTTGGAGAAACGGATCTTCAAAATGATGATATAAAAAAAGGATGGGCAAATATGTTG AATGTTCCAAGAACCGTGGTGTTGGACCCGAATACACAAAGTAACTTGATCCAATGGCCCGTCGAGGAAGCAGAGACATTAAGATCTAAAACGTACGATGAATTCAAAGATGTCGAGTTAGCGCCCGGGTCACTTGTTCCGCTTAATATAGACTCAACTGCACAG TTGGACATAAGTGCCTCATTTGAGGTAGATGAAGCTTTATTGGATGCAACCTTAGAAGCCGATACTATTTTCAACTGCACAACGAGCGACGGTTCAGCCATGAGGGGCGTTTTGGGACCGTTCGGGGTAGTGGTTCTAGCCGATGAAGCACTTTCGGAACAAACTCCAGTTTATTTCTACATTGCAAAGAACACTGATGGCACCTCAAGAACCTATTTCTGTGTTGATGAATTAAG ATCAACAAAGCTCTCAGGTGTGCGCAATTTTGTATATGGAAGCACTGTTCCAGTACTCCATGGTGAAAACTACAACATGAGGTTATTG GTGGACCACTCAATCGTAGAAAGCTTTGCACAAGGAGGAAGAACGGTGATCACATCAAGAGTGTATCCTACAAAGGCCATATATGATGCAGCCAAAGTGTTTTTGTTCAACAATGGCACTGGTATCACTGTTAAGGCATCTCTCAAGATATGGAAGATGGGTGAAGCAAAACTTGAGCCTTTTCACGTTTAA